A genomic window from Silene latifolia isolate original U9 population chromosome Y, ASM4854445v1, whole genome shotgun sequence includes:
- the LOC141629754 gene encoding uncharacterized protein LOC141629754, with protein sequence MNKEKKFPKFLDMLKKLKVSLPFTEVVTQMPLYTKLLKDVLTKKRSIGGDGLVALMRQCSMVLLNPIPEKLQYPCSFSISCMVGNVSIKKAFCDLGASVNILPLPIARKVGLHDMISISMTLQLADRSVQRPMGIIEFVPVKVGNFYIPVDFVVLDIPEDQQTPIILGRPFLQTGDVNISVKEGKLTFKVGGNVVEFL encoded by the coding sequence ATGAATAAGGAGAAGAAATTCCCTAAATTCTTGGATATGTTGAAGAAACTTAAAGTTTCATTACCTTTCACCGAGGTAGTGACACAAATGCCACTCTACACCAAACTCTTGAAGGATGTTTTGACAAAGAAGAGGAGCATTGGAGGAGATGGTCTAGTGGCTCTTATGAGGCAATGTAGCATGGTATTACTCAATCCCATACCGGAAAAGCTACAATATCCATGTAGTTTCTCTATTTCGTGCATGGTGGGTAATGTGAGTATCAAGAAGGCATTTTGTGATCTTGGTGCTAGTGTTAACATACTTCCACTCCCTATTGCAAGAAAGGTTGGTTTGCATGATATGATATCTATTTCTATGACCTTGCAACTAGCCGATAGATCGGTACAAAGACCAATGGGTATAATTGAATTTGTTCCGGTTAAAGTGGGAAATTTCTATATTCCGGTGGACTTTGTGGTTCTAGACATTCCGGAAGACCAACAAACTCCTATTATACTTGGGAGGCCCTTCTTGCAAACCGGGGATGTCAACATAAGTGTCAAAGAAGGGAAGCTCACTTTCAAAGTGGGGGGAAATGTGGTAGAATTTCTTTGA